One window of Medicago truncatula cultivar Jemalong A17 chromosome 2, MtrunA17r5.0-ANR, whole genome shotgun sequence genomic DNA carries:
- the LOC25487508 gene encoding uncharacterized protein At4g22758 — protein MPSPKRNHQRRLSERSSSFHGNNVMTTTATIRRPKTVPDLLSYRNNVLPVTEGLPRQPPKLLLKVTVLGSLGPIQMLMKPESTVGDLVETAVRQYINEARRPILPSRFGSDFELHFSQFSLESLNREEKLVKLGSRNFFLCPKNTAHAGEGISGNRNDGSVTTTFPASSCANEVDKAREYVGCGGGGGGGFGWFKLMHFMQ, from the exons ATGCCGAGTCCTAAGAGGAATCACCAGAGAAGGTTGAGCGAGAGATCTTCATCTTTTCACGGAAACAACGTTATGACGACCACTGCTACAATTCGCCGTCCAAAAACCGTTCCTGATCTTCTATCTTACCGGAACAACGTCCTTCCGGTGACGGAAGGTCTTCCTAGACAACCACCGAAGTTGCTTTTGAAAGTGACGGTTCTTGGAAGCCTTGGTCCTATTCAGATGCTGATGAAACCGGAATCAACTGTCGGCGATCTAGTGGAAACCGCCGTGCGGCAGTATATCAATGAAGCTCGCCGTCCAATCCTGCCTTCAAGATTTGGCTCGGATTTTGAACTTCACTTTTCACAATTTAGCCTAGAAA GTTTGAACAGGGAGGAGAAACTAGTGAAACTTGGATCAAGAAACTTCTTTCTGTGTCCTAAAAATACTGCACACGCAGGGGAGGGTATTTCTGGAAATAGAAATGATGGTAGCGTAACGACAACGTTTCCGGCTTCGTCGTGTGCTAATGAGGTTGACAAAGCTCGAGAATATGTaggttgtggtggtggtggtgggggtGGTTTTGGTTGGTTCAAACTCATGCATTTCATGCAATAA